The window TGAATGCGAAGTAGGCTAATTGCAGGACGAAGCTTATCAAAAGCGTAGCTGCAATCTTATTCACAGAGAGTCCTAGCGAGATAAGATTGAAATTATCCTGGCTGAGATTGGTTTGTGAACCTGCCAGAAATTCCAAGATGCCCCCTCCAAACACAAAAGCCAGAATGAATAATCCTATGCCGAAATAGATTTTCGATCTGCAAATGAAAAGGGCTATTCCTAAGATCAAGCAGAACAAAAGAGCATATATTTGGTAAATGCCCATGCTTACAGTCAGATTTCCCATCATATACGAATAATCTGCAGGATGAGTGAACAGCGTTTTTGTCACTGTTTTGAAAAAATCTGCGGGTATTATTTTAGAGAGGTTCGCACCAAAAGCTAAGGCAAATAGGCTTAGCCAAGATATCCACGTATGGGAAGGGGCCTCATCATTGAGAGGCGGAGGAAGAGTCATAAGGATATTATAGAGGGCTAAAATTGCAAGGCCGCAGGTTGCAATGATGGCCCAAAGGTAGTGGACATCCTTATCATTCCACAATGGGAGTATGAGGTCTTTTACATAGACCAGCAAGAAAGAACTTAAGATAAGCAGTAATGGATACAACACAGCCGCATAGCGGAACTTATAATACTGGTTGATCAAACCGGTGGTAAGGACAATAAGCAGTGGTGCGGTTGCTTTCAACCAAGCATAGGTCACTGCAGTAAACAGAGGGTCGCTAAAAGCATTCATTTTGGATGAGAAGGCGCATACAATCCAAACGGCTATATTTATCGATAAAAACAAACTGAAGGCAAGGTTTAGCTTGCCATTCCGCACTAGATAGATAAAGCCTAAACCATAGATGAGGGATAGTAGGGGTGCTCCATAGTCTCTCAAAAAGAAAGCTTGTTCAGCACCCCCATTTTTAATCATCAGACTGTCTAAAATTTCGCTACTTATAGACGTTTCAGCTATCGCCAAGATAAACATGACGATGACGCCTAGTGTGAAGAATAGGTAGCGAAATGTTTGCATAAAAGCTTATGCCTCCTCCACAGTAGGCAAGGTTTTGATAAACCACTTATATAGCACCGGCAATATAAATAGAGTCAAGAGGGTAGAGCTTAAAAGCCCGCCGATGACGACAGTTGCCAATGGTTTTTGCACTTCAGCTCCTGTCCCAGTGGCTAAAGCCATAGGAACAAAGCCTAAGGAGGCGACGAAAGCAGTCATTAATACTGGCCGCAAACGTGTGACAGCTCCTTTCAAGATCGCCTCAATCTGTGGCATGCCATTTCTGCGGAGCTGATTAATGTATGACATCATCACCAGACCGTTTAAGACTGCGATACCCGAAAGTGCGATAAAGCCGACGGCAGCTGAGATTGAAAAGGGCATATCGCGCATCCAAAGGGTGACGATACCGCCGGTCAAAGCTAAGGGTACTCCACTGAATACCAATATCGCTTGCCCCACGGAGTGGAGGGCGCTATATAATAGCATAAAGATGAGCAAAAAGCTTAATGGTATCACAATCAGCAGGTGGTTACGTGCAGATAGCATGTTTTCAAACTGTCCACCCCAGCTTATCCAATAGCCTGAAGGAATCTTCACTCCGGAATTGATGGCATTTTTCGCGGCATTCACATAGGTACCTAAATCCATTCCGCGCACATTGGCTTGGACGATATGCACTCTTTTGCCATTCTCGCGGTTAATTTCGTTGATGCCTTCTGTAAGCTCAATAGCTATCAACTCTTTTAACGGGGTAAAGGCTACGCCGTTTTCTATGCTATGTGTTGTCAAGGCTACAGGCAAATCGGCGAGTGCGATAGGATCGTTGCGTTGCTCTTCTGGAAGTTTCACTACGATGTCAAAACGGCGGTCGCCTTCCATAATGACGCCGGCCTTAGCTCCGCCGATGGCGATGCTGACAGCTTCAAGGATGTCATCTGCATGCATCCCTAAGCGGCTTGCGGCTTCTTCGTTGACTTCCATCTGCAAAAGAGGGAGGCCGTCGACCTGTCCGGCTTTGACGTCGGAAGTGCCGGGTAAAGCTTTCAGTGTGCGTAAAATAGAATTCCCGGTTTTTTGCATTTGGTCATAATCATCGCCATAGATTTTTACTGCGACATCGCTGCTTACACCTGCAATGAGTTCGTTGAAACGCATCTCGATAGGCTGAGTAAACTCGTAATTATTTCCTGGCAAGGTGAAAAGTTTTTCTTCCAGTTTCTCAATCAGATCTGCTTTGCTCAGATAAGGATCCGGCCATTCGGAAGGATCTTTCAGCATGACGAACGTATCCGATACGTTCGGGGGCATAGGGTCCGTTGCCATTTCTGCCGTACCGGTTTTAGAGAAGACGTAGTCGATCTCCGGGAACGTCAAGAGCATTTTTTCTACAGCTTTTTGCATCTCTGTCGATTGGGAAAGCGATGTGCTGGGGATGCGGATAGCGTGCAGAGCTAGGTCTTTCTCATCTAGGGAAGGTACGAATTCCTGCCCAAGGGTAGAGAAAAGAAATCCCGAGGCGACAACGACAGCTACAGTGGCTGCTACAGGGATAGCCGGAAATTTTAGCGAGCTTTCAAGCAAAGGCAAGTAGGTTTTTGTACCTAGTTGTGTGACCCAGTTGGTTCCGCTATGAGAGGGGTTGCGTACGAGCAGTGCTATCATTGCTGGGACGAAGGTGATAGAGAGGATAAATGCAGCTATCAGGGCATAAATGACTGTTAGGGCCATGGGCTCGAACATTTTACCTTCGACATCTGCAAAGGTCAGTAAAGGAAAATAGACGATGATGATGATCGCCTGCCCGTAAACGGTAGGTTGAATCATCTCTTTGGCTGCTAGTGTTACTTCGTTCAATCTTTCCTTTAAGCTCAAGCGTCTGCCTAACTCATGTGTTTTTTCACTGAGATGGCGTAGGCAGTTTTCGGTGATGATGACAGCACCGTCTACAATAAGTCCGAAATCTAACGCTCCCAAGCTCATCAGGTTTCCACTGATTTTTGTTTGGACCATGCCGATAGAAGTAATAAGCATTGAAAGCGGAATGACTAACGCTGCAATGCAAGCGGCTCTAAAGTTACCGAGCATAGCAAAAAGAACAGCTATGACAAGTAGTGCGCCTTCTGCAAGGTTTTTCGAAACGGTTTTAATCGTTGCATCGACAAGTTTTGTCCGGTTGAGCTGCGTAACAGATTGAATATCAGGCGGTAGTGTTTTGTTGATCTCTTGAATGCGTTCATCCACAGCTTGGGAGACAGTGCGGCTGTTTGCACCGATAAGCATCATGGCTGTGCCGATGACAGCTTCTTCACCATTGGCGGTAGCACTGCCTGTACGAAGTTCTTTGCCGATGACGACATCTGCGACGTCTTCGACGCGGATAGGAACTCCATTTTTAGCAGTGATGACGACACGTTTGATCATTTCAGGGGTATTGATGCGATGATCAGCCTTGACGACATAGGATTGCTGGTTATGTTCGATATAGCCGGCGCCGATGCTGAGGTTTTGGTGTTGAAGTGCTGTGACGATGTCTTGGAATGTGATCCCTAGTGATTGCATTTTGTGGATGTCAGCTTCGACATGGTATTGACGGACATATCCACCAATAGCGTCGATTTCAGCCAGGCCTTTAACGCCCATGAGTTGGGGGCGTATAATCCAGTCTTGCACTGTGCGCAGGTAGGATGCTAGCTCAACCTCAGTTCTAAGTGGTTGACCTTCAGGAGTCAAATAGCTGCCGTCTGACTGCCATCCGGGGCGGCCGTCTCTTTTTACAGCGCCTTCACCGCGGGGGTGTTTATAGGCAACGGACCACATGTAGATCTCGCCTAGTCCTGTGGATATAGGCCCCATCTTTGGGTCTGCCCCTTCGGGTAGAAATTCTTTCGCTTCGGCAAGTCTTTCGTTGATCTGCTGGCGGGCAAAGTAGATGTTGACCTTTTCATCAAAAATGGCTGTGACTTGAGAAAAGCCGTTTCTGGAGATAGAACGGGTAGATTCTAAGCCCGGAATTGAGCTTAGGACATTTTCAATGGGATAGGTGATGAGTTTTTCCACTTCAACAGGCGACATCCCCTCTTTCTCGGTATTGATCTGTATTTGGTTGTTGGTGATATCCGGTACAGCATCGATAGGGAGGTTTTTTAGGTTATAGGCACCCCATAATGCGACAAGCAACGTGACTAGTACTATCATGACACGATTGCGGATAGCGAATGTTAGAATTTTTTCAATCATGGTCTTTGCTTATCTCAGTGTTCGTGTTCAGCTTCATCTTTTTCATGCTCAGCTTTGAGCAGAAATGTGTTGGAAATGGCAATCTCTTCGCCCTTGCGTAAACCTTCGATGACAGCAATGCGTACATTGTCTTGTGGGCCGACATGTACAGGTCTTATTTCAAATCCTTCATGATTTGCGACAAAGACGACATCATGTCCATCTATCTTTTGGATGGCGGTTTTGGGGACGACGATAGGGAAGCGTGTGGTTTCGCTGTCGATGACGACAGTAACGTAAGTGCCGGGAGTCCAGGGGTGGTTTGCTGTGTCAAGCAGAGCGTAGGCTTTAAGGGTGCGTGTGTTTTCTTCTACTACAGGCTTGTAACAGAGAAGTTTTGTTTCGCAGGTGTCTCCGTGGCTTGCTTTTGCACTGGTAGGCAACCCTTTTTTGACAGCATTTTGATGGGAAGGGGGGACATCGATCTCCAGCCAACGTTCGTTCAAGTCTGCTAAGGTCAGCACATCTTTCTCACTAGAAATAAATTCGCCCGGCGCTATTTCGATATTGACGATCGTTCCTTTCATCGGAGCTTTGAGCTCGTAATAGCGGAGGTCTTCGCCTTTTTCCTGAGGCAGTTGATCAATAGCTCCTTGGGTCAGTCCGAAAGAGAGGAGTCTATGCAGGCCTAGTTCAACATCGATCTTCGATTCTTCAGCAGCGATTTCAGCTTCCAGCAAATCGAAGTCTGTAGTCAACTTCTTTTCTTGAAGTTGTTTTTCTTTGCTGAACATGGTTTTTTTTATTTCATATCTGCGCAGCGAAGCTAAGTAATTAGCTTTAGCTTCTGCCATTTCACGGCTTTCGATTAGAGCTATCGTTTCATTGGCTTTAACGCTATCACCGATTTGTTTATAGATTTTTGCGACAACGCCTGACACTTTAGGCACTAGGTGCACAACGGATTGCGGCGGGACAATGACTTTTGCAGGGGCGCGTACCTGTTGGATAAGATATCCGGGGCGCGTTTTTTCCGTTGTAATTTTTGCCCCGTCGATTTGGTCTTCCGTGAGGGCGATGAGATGGTCATGTTCATGATCGTGGTCATGATCGTGATCATGATGGTGGCCGCCATGGGCTGCCAAGGCGGAATAGCAAGAGAGGGCGATGAAAGTGATTTTTCGAAATAGTTGATGGGTCATAATTTGCATTTCCTATGGCAATTTACAGGCGTTGGCGCCGGTTAATTTTGAGATGGTTATCATGCTAAAATGGTATTCCAGAAGTGCGTCTAGATAGTCAGATTTGCATTCTGTGTAAGTTTTTTGCGTATCGATGAGTTCAAGCTGAGTGATTTTACCCTCATTAAACGCTTCCATGGTAATATGCAGGCTTTCTTCGATCTCCTTCAAAAGGCCATTTTGTATACTTAATGCACGGTTATAAGCGTTCAAAGCGCGTTTGTGTTCAATTTGTAGAACCGCAAAGTTTTGGTTACGTATGAGGACTGAGTTATATTCTGCTTTTTGAATTAGGGCTTGCATGCGGCAGATATTGCCTTGATTACGGTCAAAAACAGGCAGTGGAACACTCAGTGCAAGGACGAGGGCATGACCGTTGCAATTCCAATAATTCTTATATCCTGCTGTAACGGCGAAGTCAGGATATCTTTCTGCTAGCTCAGCTTCATAGCTATTTCTTGCAAGCTCTACCAAGGCCAAAGATTTTGCAATTTCCGGATAGTTGGAGATGTAAGCGCATAAATTATCGATGCAAGGGGGAGGTGTTATGCAGGAGATAGGATAGTTGATGATATCAAAGTCCACCTCGCAACCGTTCCATAGTAAGGCAAGGTTAAGTCTAGCTTGTTCCAGTTCTAACGCTAACTTATTACTATGCATCTCTTCATGACGCAGGGTTATGCCGGCTTTCTTGGTCTGAAGGAGCGTGATTTTACCTTGTGTGGCTAGATGCTGCGAGCTTTGGTAGGCTGTTTGAGCAAGCTGGAAGCTTCGCTGCGAATCTTTATACTTTTCTTGCAGAATAGCGATTGAGATAAATGCTTTCTCTAATCTTTCCCGCAGATTAGCTTTGGTCATCTCGTAGTCCCACTCGGCTTCGATGACAGCGCTATTGGCTGCGGCTATTCTTTTGCAGATTTTGCCTCCGGTGACGATAGGTTGGGTGACGACAGCGCCGAATTCCATATCACCGATGCAGTCTTTACGTGAGCCGACCAAGTTGTCTGCTTCAACCCCTAATTCCGGGTTGGGATAAAGCGATACCTGGTAGGCGCCTCCGTTTCTGGCTTCTACTTCGTAGTAATCTATTGCAAGCTCAGGGGAGTTTTCACAGATGCGCTGCCATGCAGCTTCGATGTTATAGGCTAATACGGGAGAGGGGAGTAGGGAACCAAGGACTAAAAGGGAAATGGGTATTAGAAAACGCATGATCTATCCGTGTCGAGTAAAAAATTAACTATCATTCATTGCATTATCAAGGTTTTTTTTCAAGGGAATTCCTAGGAGACCAAAAGGGGGATTTATTCATTTTTCAGATTATTATTATGACAATGTTGTCTTAATGTAATATTTAAACTATTGTCTTACAATAGAGTTATAAAAAATAAAAACATGTAAGGAGAATATAGTGTTTGAAACTTTAGATAATCTATCGAAAGGAGCGGAATATGCATTAGGGGCAATGGCATGTGTTCCCGGAGCTAACGTAGCTTCTGCCGCTGCACGATTTACCGTGCTTGCTCCTATGCAAACTGTGGGTGGAGCTGCGGGAGCAGTTTATCATTATGGACGCAGTTGTCTTAATGAAGGGCATAGAGCGGAAAAAATGGAAGCTAAGGCTTACAAATGTATTGAGTATGTTGCACATGGATTTAGTAATAAAATACGTGCAGCATTTGATCTTGTAGGTGCAGGTCCCGTGATTTTTGGGGTATACGATGCTACGCGTTTGTTGGGTGTACATAATTTCCGTTTTGTGAATTATAACAAGGTAGAGGATTATGAAGGGTTAAATCTATTCAGAAAAATAGATAAAATCGCGCAAAAACTGGAAAAATTCCTTGGAATAGCAGCTTGTATTCCTGGAGTTCACATGACTGCAGCTGCTACTCGTTTTGGATTGGTAGGAACTACCCAAGTTGTAGGAGGGGTAGCCGGTTATTTGTTTAACCGTGGTTTGAGTTTATTTCAATCCGGAGATAAGGCAGAGCTGCTCAAAGCGCGTAGTTTCAAATGTATGGAATATGCTGCTCATGGTGTATTGAATAAAGTCCGTGCAGTCTTTGAATTTTTTGGTGGAGGAATTATTATATTCCCTGCATACGATCTGACAAGAATGATGAATCTACATAACTTTAAAGTGTTAAATTATAACAGTGTAGACTCATATACTCGTCACCGTAGAAATGATGAAGCGGAATTTGTGAGTTATCCTAGAACTAGTGCAGATTATCATCCTGTACAAGTGTAGCGCAAATCTTAAGTAATGCGGTGATATCACCGCATTACTATTCTTGAAGAAAATTCTTAGTATTTCAGCACAAATTTTGCTCCCACATAAGGCGCGGATCCGACTTCAAACCATTTTCCATTTTCTTGGTGACGGTTCGAAATCTTGACTTTGCCTGAAATCAGCCAACCTGCGTGGAAGTTAGCTTCTGCCCAATCACAGTTAGAATAGTTGATGAACGCTTCAGCTCCGATGGTACGGTAAGCAAAAATACCCATTGGGAGGGGCTGGTCATCTCCGGTACGGTGGCGAGTGTCAAAGAACCTGCCGCCAACGCCCGCATTCCAGCAGCAATCATAGGTATAAACTGCAGATACGTTGAGTGGGAATATTGCGTTGATTTTCCATGTGGGGTTGATTGTCCAGTCAAAACCTAGGATAGGGTAGACGCGGTCCATACGCATGCCTGTTTGGGCAAGCAAACCGAAGTGCAAGCCAATATTATTGCAATGAATGTCATAACGTCCCCAAAGCATCATATCGTAGGTCGTATAGTAGGTGAGGTCCCAATGGTCCATATCGATGTTAGCGGCTAATCTACCTTGCCAGAACCATTTGGAACAGCGGCCTGTGAATCCGTTAATCCCTATGGTAAGGGTGTCCCAGTTTCTTTGGCTGAAGTAGGGGTTGGAAACCCAGTCGAAGAGAGTATGTGAATAACCGATAGTAGCTTGCGCGCCTTCGACAAGTTCTTTGTCATAATAGAAAGTTGCATTAAGGGTGACGTTAGATTGTCCGTAGTGCAGATCTTCATCTTCAAAGTGGTTTTTGGAGAGGGAGGATTTGCCTACAAGATCCGAGGAACCTTCAAGGGTAAAAGGATGTAATTTTTCAGGATTGATCAGTGATTCATCTGCGATAGACTGATCTTCGATGGCTGCTTGTAGCGAGGAGACTGTCAAAATAGATAGTGTGACAAGACAGGCAATATGGCGGAAAAGTTTCACGATGTTTGCTCCAGGTAACGTTATCGAGTCGAAAAGAATGTAACATAGGTTGGAGACTTTTGCTTGTCAAGGCAATTTTTTACTAGGGTTATCTGGATAACACTGCTGCAGCTCCACCGGACATTCTTTGCAATTCAGCCTCAATATGATGCGGTTCCAAGGTGGTGACGATAGTGTGCGTTCTGCCGTCTTTCTCTGTTTTCTGAATTTTGAGGTGGTTATGCGAATATGAAGCGACCTGAGTAAAGTGGGTGATGCAGACGACTTGCTGTTTATCACCGATGGCGCGTAATTTTTTGCCTACCAGTGAAGCTGTTTCCCCGCCGATGTTTGCATCGATTTCATCAAAGAAAAGGGTGGGGTTGCCGCCTAAGCCGCTAAGTAGGTATTGTAATGCCAGGACAAGACGTGACATCTCGCCGCCGCTTGCGCATTGACGGAGAGGGATGATTTTTTCACCTATGTTTGGCTTAAGATAAATTTCAACGGAGTTCTCGCCCCACTGGGTACGAGTGCATTTTTCCACCTGGATTTCCACTTCGACGTGGGGCATATTAAGGGTGCGCAATTCTTTTGTTAGAGCTTGGCTGAGGGTAGCGGCCGTTTTTTTCCGTTGTGCGGATAGGGCTGCAGCCTTTTCTATCAGCTCTTTTTGCACTGTGTGGATTGTATTTTGCAGTTCCTCTTTGGCAGCATCGCTGTTTTCTAGTTTAGACAGCTTATCCTTAGCGTTGTTTAGGTATTCCAACATGGCAGAGACGTCATTGCCATACCGTTTTTTTAGCTGGCTTAGCTGAGTGAGGCGTTTCTCAAGTTTTTGGACGCGATGGGGGTTATTTTCTACTTTAGCGAGATAATGCGAGAAAGTATAAGCAGCTTCTTGCAGTTCGATTTCTGCATTTTGGATAAGTTGTGCTGTGTCTTGTAAGCTCTCATCGAGGGATAGTAGTTTTTCCAGGCATTTTCTCGTTTTTACAAGCTGGTTGAGTATGCTCTTAGGGTCATTTTGAAGGATGTGTAAAATTTCATCTGTATTCTGAGTAAGGTTTTCAGCGTTGATAAGGATTGAATACTCTGCAAAGGCATCCTCCTCTTCACCTTCTTTCAGATTTGCGTCAGAAAGTTCTTCTATTTCGCGCTGGAGCGTTTCAATGATGCGCAGTTTTTCTTTTTCAGAAGCAATGAGTTCTTCCAATTGTTTTTGCAGGAGTTTTTCATGATGCCACAGAGTAGAGAATGCTTTTGCATTTGCCTCAAGTTGGCCGAATTTGTCCAGAATTTGACGATGGCTATCGGGAAGTGTGAGTTCTCGGGTCGCATGTTGACCCACGATATGTAGTAGGTGCGCTGCAATGATTTGGAGTAGGTTCTTTTGCGCTAGCTGATTGTTGATAAGACAGCGTGATTTTCCGCTGGCGTTAAGTTCGCGGCGTAGGATTAGGTATTCATCAGTATCGTAAGAGATGCCGCTGTTTTTTAACACTTCCTTCAATTCTTCTGTGAACGTCACATCAAAGGCAGCTTCTACCCAGGCCTTTTCAGTTCCATGGCGTAGGATATTGCTTTCAAAACGTTCTCCGCAGAGAAGCTTAAGTGCTTGCAGGACAGCGCTTTTACCTGCCCCGGTCTCCCCTGTGATGACATTTAACCCTTTCTGAAATTCTATGTGGGCGTTTTCAACTAAAATAATATTAAAGATGGACAAGTGTTTAAGCATAAGAAATTACTGATCAAAAGTACTATTTAAAAGTTTTAAGAGAGAACCATCGCTGATGTCGCGCATATGGCCATTGGGATTCCAAAGTGGTGCGGAATAGATCAAATCGTTAGAGTCCACGGCTATGGGTGTAATTTCTATAGGTGTAGAGGCAAAGCGGTAGAGGATGATTTTGGTGAAGGGGATAGGCTTTGTAGTTTTATAGGCTTCCGAACCGATAGTTAAGGACTGATTGAGGTAAGTTAACAGCGTATTTTGCTGTTCGAAATTTAGTGTATAGGCCAATCCGTTATGGAGAACAGCCGTGCCTTTAACATCATTGGGAGAAATATATTTTTCAGGTTGGTAGCCTGTTCCTATGTTAGGGATAAGTTTGATTGCGAAAAGAACTAATATAGCGGCTATTGCTATTGCAGACAGGTTGAGGATTTGGCGGTTGTTCATAATTTTTCCTTGTCGCTTGGCTCAGTTTGTTGAAATGCTAACGCTTAGAGAATATTAATACAAATACTGATTGCGCACGAATTGAGCGCATAAATCATCTGATTATATCTTTGTAAATACTCTCACATTATAAACTCGAGCAGTTCCCCTACGCGACAAATTAAATACTTTCATGGGATTTAAAATGCATCTTAGAAACAAAAGGTAAAGCTTCTTTTCCGTGCCGTTGAACAAATGTTTTAGCGGCTGTGATTGTTTGTGCTCCTGCCCCTTTAGGTAGGACAATACCAAACTCTTGAGATAGCGCATGCAAACCGGAGATAAAAGCGTAGCGGGCAAGGATGGATGCAGCAGCAACAACAACATCTTGCTCGGCGCGATGCTGTTGTGTGAGGTTTACACTCAATAGTTTACGTTTTAATGCTGTTTCAACGACATGCTCGGCAGCAAACTGGTCCACCATAACATCCAAACAGTGAGTTTCCGTGACCAAGGCTTCAATAGCCGTTGCATGCGTCCAAGCTAGAAGATGGTTAAGGTTTCTGAACTGCGCATAAAGTTCGTTGTAACGTTTGGGCGTGACTTTAATGATATGGTGGGCACAAAGATTTTGAATTTGCGGCGCGAGTTTTGTGATAGAGATATCATTGAGTTTTTTAGAATCGCATACTCCCAGTTTCAAAAGCGCTTGTATCTGCTCTGCTGTAGCATATACGCCAGCAGTACAAAGGGGGCCGAAAAGGTCCCCTTTGCCTGATTCGTCAATCCCGATATGGGGCTGCATATTTACTTTCACTTCAGGATGCGTAAATGACAGCGTTTCAAGCACCTCGGGCTCAAGGTAGAATTCGATAAATTCCTTAATATTTTTGCCCTGGATGACTAATTTTCCACTCGTATAAAGTGTGCAGGAGAGCCCCGTTTTCTTGGCGCTGAACACTGAGTAAGGCGGAGGGGGGGAGGCAAGGGAAAAACCCTTTTGGATAAGATCCTCCCTGAGTTTCTCGCCCTGACTGCTGCTGATCTGCGCAACAAAAATATTAGGTTTTTCTGCCATGTTTAGAGTGCCTATA is drawn from Parachlamydiales bacterium and contains these coding sequences:
- a CDS encoding efflux RND transporter periplasmic adaptor subunit, translating into MTHQLFRKITFIALSCYSALAAHGGHHHDHDHDHDHEHDHLIALTEDQIDGAKITTEKTRPGYLIQQVRAPAKVIVPPQSVVHLVPKVSGVVAKIYKQIGDSVKANETIALIESREMAEAKANYLASLRRYEIKKTMFSKEKQLQEKKLTTDFDLLEAEIAAEESKIDVELGLHRLLSFGLTQGAIDQLPQEKGEDLRYYELKAPMKGTIVNIEIAPGEFISSEKDVLTLADLNERWLEIDVPPSHQNAVKKGLPTSAKASHGDTCETKLLCYKPVVEENTRTLKAYALLDTANHPWTPGTYVTVVIDSETTRFPIVVPKTAIQKIDGHDVVFVANHEGFEIRPVHVGPQDNVRIAVIEGLRKGEEIAISNTFLLKAEHEKDEAEHEH
- the recN gene encoding DNA repair protein RecN: MLKHLSIFNIILVENAHIEFQKGLNVITGETGAGKSAVLQALKLLCGERFESNILRHGTEKAWVEAAFDVTFTEELKEVLKNSGISYDTDEYLILRRELNASGKSRCLINNQLAQKNLLQIIAAHLLHIVGQHATRELTLPDSHRQILDKFGQLEANAKAFSTLWHHEKLLQKQLEELIASEKEKLRIIETLQREIEELSDANLKEGEEEDAFAEYSILINAENLTQNTDEILHILQNDPKSILNQLVKTRKCLEKLLSLDESLQDTAQLIQNAEIELQEAAYTFSHYLAKVENNPHRVQKLEKRLTQLSQLKKRYGNDVSAMLEYLNNAKDKLSKLENSDAAKEELQNTIHTVQKELIEKAAALSAQRKKTAATLSQALTKELRTLNMPHVEVEIQVEKCTRTQWGENSVEIYLKPNIGEKIIPLRQCASGGEMSRLVLALQYLLSGLGGNPTLFFDEIDANIGGETASLVGKKLRAIGDKQQVVCITHFTQVASYSHNHLKIQKTEKDGRTHTIVTTLEPHHIEAELQRMSGGAAAVLSR
- a CDS encoding TolC family protein encodes the protein MRFLIPISLLVLGSLLPSPVLAYNIEAAWQRICENSPELAIDYYEVEARNGGAYQVSLYPNPELGVEADNLVGSRKDCIGDMEFGAVVTQPIVTGGKICKRIAAANSAVIEAEWDYEMTKANLRERLEKAFISIAILQEKYKDSQRSFQLAQTAYQSSQHLATQGKITLLQTKKAGITLRHEEMHSNKLALELEQARLNLALLWNGCEVDFDIINYPISCITPPPCIDNLCAYISNYPEIAKSLALVELARNSYEAELAERYPDFAVTAGYKNYWNCNGHALVLALSVPLPVFDRNQGNICRMQALIQKAEYNSVLIRNQNFAVLQIEHKRALNAYNRALSIQNGLLKEIEESLHITMEAFNEGKITQLELIDTQKTYTECKSDYLDALLEYHFSMITISKLTGANACKLP
- the rnhC gene encoding ribonuclease HIII, with product MAEKPNIFVAQISSSQGEKLREDLIQKGFSLASPPPPYSVFSAKKTGLSCTLYTSGKLVIQGKNIKEFIEFYLEPEVLETLSFTHPEVKVNMQPHIGIDESGKGDLFGPLCTAGVYATAEQIQALLKLGVCDSKKLNDISITKLAPQIQNLCAHHIIKVTPKRYNELYAQFRNLNHLLAWTHATAIEALVTETHCLDVMVDQFAAEHVVETALKRKLLSVNLTQQHRAEQDVVVAAASILARYAFISGLHALSQEFGIVLPKGAGAQTITAAKTFVQRHGKEALPFVSKMHFKSHESI
- a CDS encoding CusA/CzcA family heavy metal efflux RND transporter — protein: MIEKILTFAIRNRVMIVLVTLLVALWGAYNLKNLPIDAVPDITNNQIQINTEKEGMSPVEVEKLITYPIENVLSSIPGLESTRSISRNGFSQVTAIFDEKVNIYFARQQINERLAEAKEFLPEGADPKMGPISTGLGEIYMWSVAYKHPRGEGAVKRDGRPGWQSDGSYLTPEGQPLRTEVELASYLRTVQDWIIRPQLMGVKGLAEIDAIGGYVRQYHVEADIHKMQSLGITFQDIVTALQHQNLSIGAGYIEHNQQSYVVKADHRINTPEMIKRVVITAKNGVPIRVEDVADVVIGKELRTGSATANGEEAVIGTAMMLIGANSRTVSQAVDERIQEINKTLPPDIQSVTQLNRTKLVDATIKTVSKNLAEGALLVIAVLFAMLGNFRAACIAALVIPLSMLITSIGMVQTKISGNLMSLGALDFGLIVDGAVIITENCLRHLSEKTHELGRRLSLKERLNEVTLAAKEMIQPTVYGQAIIIIVYFPLLTFADVEGKMFEPMALTVIYALIAAFILSITFVPAMIALLVRNPSHSGTNWVTQLGTKTYLPLLESSLKFPAIPVAATVAVVVASGFLFSTLGQEFVPSLDEKDLALHAIRIPSTSLSQSTEMQKAVEKMLLTFPEIDYVFSKTGTAEMATDPMPPNVSDTFVMLKDPSEWPDPYLSKADLIEKLEEKLFTLPGNNYEFTQPIEMRFNELIAGVSSDVAVKIYGDDYDQMQKTGNSILRTLKALPGTSDVKAGQVDGLPLLQMEVNEEAASRLGMHADDILEAVSIAIGGAKAGVIMEGDRRFDIVVKLPEEQRNDPIALADLPVALTTHSIENGVAFTPLKELIAIELTEGINEINRENGKRVHIVQANVRGMDLGTYVNAAKNAINSGVKIPSGYWISWGGQFENMLSARNHLLIVIPLSFLLIFMLLYSALHSVGQAILVFSGVPLALTGGIVTLWMRDMPFSISAAVGFIALSGIAVLNGLVMMSYINQLRRNGMPQIEAILKGAVTRLRPVLMTAFVASLGFVPMALATGTGAEVQKPLATVVIGGLLSSTLLTLFILPVLYKWFIKTLPTVEEA